One Streptosporangium becharense genomic window, GCACTGGCCGCGCTGTCGTTCGCGGCCTGCCTCTACCCGCTGGTCGTCTTCGACGACTTCATCCGGCGCGCGTTCGCCCCGACGGCCCTCGACATGGCCGCCGGGGCGGTCATCGTGCTGCTGATCCTGGAGGCCTGCCGCCGCACCGTCGGCTGGATCCTGCCCGCGGTCTGCCTCGCCTTCGCCGCCTACGCCTACTACGGCGGTCACCTGCCCTTCGACTGGGCGGTCGGGCACCGCGGCTACGACGCCGACCGGATCATCGCCTCGTTCGTCATGGGCACCGACGGCGTGTACGGCGTGCCGCTGGACGTGGCGGCCACGTACATCATCCTGTTTACCGTCTACGGGGCGGTTCTCGACCACTCCGGGGCGGGCCGGTTCTTCGTGGACGTCTCCCTGGCCGCGTTCCGCCGCTCACGTTCGGCGCCGGGCCGCACGGTCACCATGGCCGGCTTCCTGCTCGGCACCGTCAGCGGGTCGGGTGTCGCGACGACGGTCAGCGTGGGCAGCGTCGCCTGGCCGATCCTGCGCCGGGCGGGCTACCCGCCCGAGCAGGGCGGGGGAGTGCTGGCGGCGGCGGGCATCGGGGCCATCCTGTCGCCTCCGACGCTGGGCGCCGCCGCGTTCATCATCGCCGAGTACATGCGGGTGAGCTACCTCACCGTCCTGCTCTACGCCACCATCCCCACCGTTCTGTACTACCTGGGCGTCTTCCTGGCGATCGAGATCGACGCCCGCAAGTACGGCACCCGGCCGGTCGAGGTGGACGCGCCGCGGTTCCGGCCGCTGGTCGGACGGTTCGGCTACCACTTCAGCTCACTGTTCGTGATCATCGCGCTGATGGCGCTGGGGCAGTCACCGTTCCGGGCGGTGGTGTACGCGACGCTGCTGGCCGTCGCGCTCTCCTTCCTCGACCGCGAGCACGCCCTCACCCCGCGCCGGGCGGCGCGCGCTCTGGCGGCGGGCGCCACGGGGGTGCTTCCGGTCGCGGCGACCTGCGCCGCCGCCGGGTTGATCGTCGCGGTGGTCACGCTCACCGGGCTGGGCCTCAAGGCGAGTTCCCTGATCGTCGGCGTCTCGGGCGGGATCCTCGCGGTCACGGCGCTGCTGTGCGCGGCGGCGGTGCTGGTGCTCGGCCTCGCCGTACCGGTGACCGCGTCCTTCGTGATCGCCGCCGTCATCATCGGGCCCGCGCTGGCGAACCTCGGCGTCAGCCAGGCCGAGGCGTACCTGTTCATCTTCTACTACGCCGTGCTGTCGGAGGTCAGCCCGCCCACGGCGCTGTCGGCCTTCGCCGCCTCGGCCATCACCGGCGGCAACGCCTACCGGACCATGATGGCCACCTGGAAGTACACGCTGCCGGCGTTCCTGGTGCCCTTCGCCTTCGTGCTGACCCCGGGCGGTTCGGCGCTGCTGGCCCAGGGCACGCCCGCGGAGATCCTGACGGCCACCGCGGTCTCGTCCCTCGCGGTCGCCGCACTCGCCGCCGCCACCGGAGGGTGGCTGCTCGGCCCGGCGGGGGCCGCAGAGCGGGCGCTGTGCGGGGTGGCCGCGGTGCTGCTGCTGTTTCTGTCCCCGCTGCCCGTGCTCGCCGGGGCGGGTGTCCTGATCCTGGCCGTCTTTCTCCATCTGCTGGTACGAAGAAGAGAGGCGTTGTCATGACCGGAAGACGGATGACCGTCCTGCTGGCCGCGGCGGTGCTGTTCCTGGGCGGCTGCGGCGGCGACCGGTCGGCGGACCGGAGTGCGGACCGGACCGCCGGGGGCGGGCGGCTGTCGATCGCCACCGGCAACACCACCGGCGTCTACTACGTCCTGGGCGGCGGGCTGGCCGAACAGATCGGCAGGAACCTCCCCGGATACCAGGCCACGGCCGAGGCGACCGGCGCCTCGGTGGAGAACATCCAGCGGATCGTGCGGGGTGACTCCGACATCGCCTTCACCCTGGCCGACTCCGCCGCCGACGCCGTCGCGGGCACGGGCGCCTTCACCGCGCCGCAGCCGATCCGCGCGATCGCCCGCCTGTACGACAACCACACCCAGGTGGTCGCCACCACCGCGTCGGGAGTGAGGTCCGTGGCCGACCTGCGGGGCAGGCGGGTCTCCACCGGCTCGCCGAACTCCGGCACCGAGGTGATCGCGCTGCGCCTGCTGCGGGCGGCCGGTCTCGACCCGGACAAGGACGTCGACCGCCAGTCGCTGGGCCTGCCCGAGAGCGTCCAGGCGGTCAAGGACGGTGATCTGGACGCCCTGGTCTGGTCGGGCGGGCTGCCCACGCCGGGTATCACCGACCTGCTGACCTCGCTCGGGGACGAGGTCGTCCTCGTCCCGCTGGACGGGGTGCTGCCCGCGATGCGGCGCGACCACGGCCAGGTGTACGCCGCGGGCACGATCGCCAAGGACGTCTACGGGACCCCGGCCGACGTGTCCACGATCTCCGTGCCCAACCTGCTCGTCGTGCACCAGAAGATGGACCCGGCGCTGGCGGAGAGCCTGGTCAGGCTGCTGTTCGATCGTAAGCCGGACCTGGAGAAGATCCATCCGGCGGCCAAGGACATCACCCGCGGCAACGCGTCCAGGACCGAACCGGTGCCCCTGCACGACGGGGCGAGGAAGTACCACGGCGGCTGACCGACGCCTCCCCCGCACCCGTGACAGGGCGGTACCGGGTCCGAAAACGGCACGCAAGCCCCCCGGTCAGGGGGACTGCCGGCTCGGTAGGCCGCTTGTGGCCGCTTGACGGCGGCCGGAGGACCGATATGCGGGGAACCGCCGGTCCGATTTCGGCGCGGACTCGTTCGACGATGTCAACGCCGCGCTTGGCCTCGGCAACAGCCGCCACTGACTGTCACAAATGTCCCAATCATTTCACAAGGACGAGAAGTCAGTGTGGCCGTGTCCGAACCAACCGGTTCCGTATCTCACGCGGAGCCGCTCCAGAGGGAGAACCCCATGGAACGCGGTCTGAGCCTCAACCACAACGAGATCCTGCTGGACAACGAGCCCGGCCTGAGCCTCAACCACAACGAGATCCTGCTGTACCTCGACGGTCTGAGCCTCAACCACAACGAGACTCTGCTGGACGACGAGCCCGGCCTCAGCCTCAACCACAACGAGACCCTGATCGAGACCGTGTGACCTGATCCGTGACGGCAGGGGGTGCATGGTGGCCGACGGCCCGCGGCGCGAAACCGGGAAGGCGTACATGCACGCCGGGGAGGCGCGTCTTCCCGCGGGGGGAGGGCGTCCTCGCGAGGAGGAAACGCCTCCCCACCCGGGGAAGGATCACCTCGGCAGGATTCCCCGAGGGCTCGGTGGGCCCGCCGGCACCCCCTCCGCCACGGCCGACGGCCCCGGGCCGGAGGCTCACCTGCGCGAGCTGGTCGAGCGCGCCGACCGGCTTCGCGTCGAGGGTCGCTACCGCGACTGTGACGCGTTGCTCCGCGAGGCGCTGGGGCTCGCCGAGGAGAGTGCGGGGCCCGACTCTCTGATCACCGCGCGGGTCCTCAACAGTCTGGGCGTGCTGCACAAGTACACCGGACGTTTCGACGAGGCCGAAAGATCGTACAGCCGTGCTCTGACCATCATCGAGGCGCGGGTCGGCGAGGATCACCCGCTCATGGCGGACATCTGCCACAACCTCGGCGGGCTGAACCACGCGCGCGGCACCCATGCCCGGGGTGAGGTCTTCGCCCGCCGCGGGGTGGAGATACGGCAGCGGACCGTCGACCCCGCGCATCCGAGCGTCGCCGCGGACAAGGCCGCACTCGCCGCGCTCCTGTGCGGGCTCGGCCGCGACGACGAGGCCGAGGGCCTGCTGCGTGAGGCCCTCGCGGTCTTCGAGGCGGAGCCGGGCACCGACCACTACGAGGTCGCGTCGGCCCTGCACAACCTCGCGGCGATCCGATACGCGCGAAACGACCCGGCGGCGGCCGCGTCGATGTACCGCCGGGTGTTCGCGATCAAGCAGAGGGTTCTCGGCGAGACCCATCCGGAGCTGGCCCTGACCCTGCACAACCTCGGGATGGCCGTGTGGAGGAGCGACCGGCCCGGGGCGGCCGTGCCGATCTTCGCGCGGGCGGCGGCCCTGCTCGGAGACCTGGTGGAGCCGGATCACCCGGTCCGGCGGGCGTGCCTGCGCAACCTTGAAGCATGCCGGCGAGCGGCCATCCCGGGCTCTCCGGGTGAACGACACGCCGCCGAGGAGAGATCGAGATCTGAATGACGTCAGTAGGCACACTGGTACCGCGGCTTCCCCGGCAGGCGTGGCTCGTTCTCGGCGGTGACGCCGTGTCCGCGCTCGGCAGCGGGCTCACGCTGCCCTTCTTCCTCGTCTACCTGCACCAGGTGCGGGGCATCGAACTCGGTGTGGCCGGGCCGATCCTCTCGACGATCGCGGTCATGGGGCTGGTCGGCAATCCCCTGGGCGGGCTGCTCACCGACCGTTTCGGCCCGCGGCGTCCCGCCGCGGCGGGGCTCGTCGTGGCCGCCGCCGGCACCGCCGGAATGATCGCCGTCCAGTCCGCGTGGCAGGGCTTCCTCGCGGCGGGGGTGTACGGACTGGGGGTCGCGATCACCGAGCCGTCCTTCCAGACGATTCTCGGCACGTCGGTCCCCGCGGAGAGGCGTTCGCAGGTGTTCGCGGCCCGGCACGCGGTGTTCAACGTCGGCCTGGGGGCCGGCAG contains:
- a CDS encoding TRAP transporter permease; this translates as MTGTTAADELIAEFDAERPARRLDGRVAGAVTLVALGLSLYVLYHAFRPGSVLPYRMLFLAVVLPLTFVCYKPRRRGTDRPGAADWALAALSFAACLYPLVVFDDFIRRAFAPTALDMAAGAVIVLLILEACRRTVGWILPAVCLAFAAYAYYGGHLPFDWAVGHRGYDADRIIASFVMGTDGVYGVPLDVAATYIILFTVYGAVLDHSGAGRFFVDVSLAAFRRSRSAPGRTVTMAGFLLGTVSGSGVATTVSVGSVAWPILRRAGYPPEQGGGVLAAAGIGAILSPPTLGAAAFIIAEYMRVSYLTVLLYATIPTVLYYLGVFLAIEIDARKYGTRPVEVDAPRFRPLVGRFGYHFSSLFVIIALMALGQSPFRAVVYATLLAVALSFLDREHALTPRRAARALAAGATGVLPVAATCAAAGLIVAVVTLTGLGLKASSLIVGVSGGILAVTALLCAAAVLVLGLAVPVTASFVIAAVIIGPALANLGVSQAEAYLFIFYYAVLSEVSPPTALSAFAASAITGGNAYRTMMATWKYTLPAFLVPFAFVLTPGGSALLAQGTPAEILTATAVSSLAVAALAAATGGWLLGPAGAAERALCGVAAVLLLFLSPLPVLAGAGVLILAVFLHLLVRRREALS
- a CDS encoding TAXI family TRAP transporter solute-binding subunit, which gives rise to MTGRRMTVLLAAAVLFLGGCGGDRSADRSADRTAGGGRLSIATGNTTGVYYVLGGGLAEQIGRNLPGYQATAEATGASVENIQRIVRGDSDIAFTLADSAADAVAGTGAFTAPQPIRAIARLYDNHTQVVATTASGVRSVADLRGRRVSTGSPNSGTEVIALRLLRAAGLDPDKDVDRQSLGLPESVQAVKDGDLDALVWSGGLPTPGITDLLTSLGDEVVLVPLDGVLPAMRRDHGQVYAAGTIAKDVYGTPADVSTISVPNLLVVHQKMDPALAESLVRLLFDRKPDLEKIHPAAKDITRGNASRTEPVPLHDGARKYHGG
- a CDS encoding tetratricopeptide repeat protein yields the protein MVADGPRRETGKAYMHAGEARLPAGGGRPREEETPPHPGKDHLGRIPRGLGGPAGTPSATADGPGPEAHLRELVERADRLRVEGRYRDCDALLREALGLAEESAGPDSLITARVLNSLGVLHKYTGRFDEAERSYSRALTIIEARVGEDHPLMADICHNLGGLNHARGTHARGEVFARRGVEIRQRTVDPAHPSVAADKAALAALLCGLGRDDEAEGLLREALAVFEAEPGTDHYEVASALHNLAAIRYARNDPAAAASMYRRVFAIKQRVLGETHPELALTLHNLGMAVWRSDRPGAAVPIFARAAALLGDLVEPDHPVRRACLRNLEACRRAAIPGSPGERHAAEERSRSE